The following proteins come from a genomic window of Oncorhynchus clarkii lewisi isolate Uvic-CL-2024 chromosome 23, UVic_Ocla_1.0, whole genome shotgun sequence:
- the LOC139381068 gene encoding zinc finger SWIM domain-containing protein 8-like isoform X1: protein MELMFAEWEDGERFSFEDSDRFEEDSLCSFISEAESLCQNWRGWRKQSGGPNSPTVKIKDGQVIPLVELSAKQVAFHIPFEVVEKVYPPVPEQLQLRIAYWSFPENEEDIRLYSCLANGSPDEFQRGEQLYRMRAVKDPLQIGFHLSATVVSPQTGQSKGAYNVAVMFDRCRITSCSCTCGAGAKWCAHVVALCLFRIHNASAVCLRAPVSESLSRLQRDQLQKFAQYLISELPQQILPTAQRLLDELLSSQSTAINTVCGAPDPTAGPSASDQSTWYLDESTLSDNIKKTLHKFCGPSPVVFSDVNSMYLSSTEPPAAAEWACLLRPLRGREPEGIWNLLSIVREMFKRRDSNAAPLLEILTEQCLTYEQIIGWWYSVRTSASHSSASGHTGRSNGQSEVAAHACASMCDDMVVLWRLAVLDPTMSPQRRLELASQLKQWHLKVIEIVKRGQHRKSLDKLFQGFKPAVESCYFNWEVAYPLPGITYCSADKKSASFCWARAVQQQRGAKAGLAGDTSELGGGGGRSGSSEGGGGDYKGRTPQQEVAVRPKETIVSKRKGLSAGGGGGVLVRLGGSVCLSLEEGSSKGMYKGAGSSSSIAGKAKLAQGGKSSSGGSGGVGGKHQAAKRRTSSEDSSLEPDMAELSLDDGSSLALGAEASNTFDFTPPPPEMLPSPSPLLREPHKYSGGGKGAGNMPKERSFEVKRVTLAATLPATESQPAFPLKEKAAVVVEAAVALEKEVEVEMEVNGNKEVAPAGDARLSTSVAVVTVTAAAAKPPRGGRRETGAVALPNQSPGAGGDPVGEDDYRAYYLNAASEEGAERVPENNHEEEPDIFAGIKPLEQEGQMEVLFACAEALHAHGYSNEACRLAVELAGDLLANPPDLKVEQPQTKGKKSKVSTSRQTQVATNTLVKTSFLLTVLSERMELHNLAFSTGMFSLELQRPPASTKALEVKLAYQESEVVALLKKIPLGLVEMTSIRDRAEQLRDGNFCDYRPVLPLMLASFIFDVLCTPVCTVVSPTGSRPPSRNRNNEMPGDEELGFEAAVAALGMKTTVSEAEHPLLCEGTRREKGDLALALMITYKDDQSKLKKILDKLLDRESQTHKPQTLSSFYSSKPAASSQRSPSKHAAHNAHGHGGATGGVSKHAPNATAAAGSSSVQVVAAGGAAGQLAGSGVQNNATPGEGVSEAREQADGAQPASCDQPSEVVPFKPEGTVPSRLALGGRGAYSGRCWGSPVRQKKKHTGMASIDSSAPETTSDSSPTLSRRPLRGGWAAASWGRGQDSDSISSSSSDSLGSSSSSGSRRAGGGARAKSTDTSRYKGRRPECHAPHVPNQPSEAAAHFYFELAKTVLIKAGGNSSTSIFTQPSASGGHQGPHRNLHLCAFEIGLYALGLHNFVSPNWLSRTYSSHVSWITGQAMEIGSAALNILVECWDGHLTPPEVASLADRASRARDPNMVRAAAELALSCLPHAHALNPNEIQRALVQCKEQVHVRYSSVLQKTHRTTHDNVMLEKACMAVEEAAKGGGVYPEVLFEVAHQWYWLYEQTVGGGSGAQREGPGRCRANGGAGRRPPETGHGVTDNSGNMESSGVATVTASVTAAAVVPVISVGSTIYQSHALPGSAMAHSQGLHPYTTIQAHLPTVCTPQYLGHPLQHVPRPTVFPLSGGAYPQCVCVPSQGMHPAFIGAQYPFSVATGPHPPMAATAVTFPGIPVPSMTQIAVHPYHTETGLPLSTTVAGATTFSSFYPVGGVHSGATIQAIQGSSLPGMSSQPVSLVSAPFPSEDEQHSQPISQQGLHYLHSAYRVGMLALEMLGRRAHNDHPNNFSRSPPYTEDVKWLLGLAARLGVNYVYQFCVGAAKGVLSPFVLQEIIMEALQRLNPAHIHAHLRTPAFHQLVQRCQQAYLQYIHHRLIHLTPADYDDFVNIIRSARGAFCLTPVGMMQFNDVLQNLKRGKQTKELWQRISLEMATFSP, encoded by the exons atgGTCAGGTCATCCCTCTGGTGGAGCTTTCAGCCAAGCAGGTGGCATTCCATATCCCGTTTGAGGTGGTGGAGAAGGTCTATCCTCCTGTCCCTGAGCAGCTGCAGCTACGCATCGCCTACTGGAGCTTCCCTGAGAACGAGGAGGACATCCG GCTGTACTCGTGTCTGGCCAACGGCAGCCCAGATGAGTTCCAGCGAGGGGAGCAGCTGTACAGGATGAGGGCTGTTAAAGACCCTCTGCAGATAG gtTTCCACCTCAGTGCCACTGTGGTATCGCCCCAGACTGGCCAATCAAAAGGGGCGTACAATGTGGCTGTCATGTTTGACCGCTGCCGCATTACCTCCTGCAGTTGCACCTGCGGGGCCGGGGCCAAGTGGTGCGCCCACGTGGTGGCCCTCTGCCTCTTCAGGATCCACAAC GCGTCTGCAGTGTGCCTGCGAGCCCCCGTTTCAGAGTCCCTGTCCCGGCTGCAGAGGGACCAGCTGCAGAAGTTTGCCCAGTACCTAATCAGCGAGCTTCCCCAACAG ATTTTGCCCACAGCCCAGAGGCTCCTGGATGAGCTCCTGTCCTCCCAGTCCACAGCCATCAACACAGTGTGTGGGGCTCCAG ACCCCACTGCTGGCCCCTCGGCCTCTGACCAGAGCACTTGGTATCTAGATGAGTCCACGCTCAGTGACAACATCAAGAAGACGCTGCACAAGTTCTGTGGCCCCTCTCCTGTGGTCTTCAG TGACGTCAACTCCATGTACCTGTCATCCACGGAGCCACCGGCTGCGGCAGAGTGGGCATGTCTGCTGAGACCTCTGAGGGGGCGGGAGCCTGAGGGGATCTGGAACCTCCTGTCTATCGTCAGGGAGATGTTCAAGAGGAGGGACAGCAACGCTGCACCTCTACTAGAGATCCTAACTGAGCAGTGTCTCACTTATGAACAG ATTATTGGCTGGTGGTACAGCGTGCGTACGTCGGCGTCCCACAGCAGTGCCAGCGGGCACACGGGGCGCAGTAACGGGCAGTCGGAGGTGGCAGCCCACGCCTGCGCCAGCATGTGTGATGACATGGTGGTTCTGTGGAGGCTGGCTGTGCTAGACCCTACCATGAGCCCTCAGAG GCGTTTGGAGCTGGCCTCCCAGCTCAAGCAGTGGCATCTGAAAGTGATTGAGATTGTGAAGCGAGGGCAACATCGCAAGTCCCTGGACAAACTGTTCCAGGGCTTCAAGCCAGCCGTGGAGTCCTGCTACTTTAACTGGGAGGTGGCCTACCCACTGCCAGGCATCACCTACTGCAGTGCTGACAAGAAGAGCGCCTCCTTCTGCTGGGCCAGGGCAGTGCAGCAGCAGAGAGGGGCCAAGGCTGGCCTGGCTGGAGACACCTCTGAacttggaggaggaggggggagatctGGCAGCTCtgagggaggtgggggagactACAAGGGCAGAACGCCCCAACAAGAAGTGGCTGTCAGGCCCAAAGAGACCATTGTGAGCAAGAGGAAGGGGTTGTCGGCCGGGGGCGGAGGAGGGGTCCTAGTGCGGCTAGGGGGCAGTGTCTGTCTTTCTCTAGAGGAGGGCAGTAGTAAGGGGATGTACAAAGGCGCAGGTTCCTCCTCGTCCATTGCGGGCAAGGCCAAGCTGGCCCAGGGGGGGAAGTCGTCCTCCGGGGGATCAGGAGGGGTAGGGGGAAAACACCAAGCAGCCAAGCGGCGCACCAGCAGTGAGGACAGCTCCCTGGAGCCTGACATGGCCGAGCTGAGCCTGGATGATGGCTCCAGTCTGGCGCTGGGCGCTGAGGCCAGTAACACCTTTGACTTCACACCCCCGCCACCCGAGATGCTACCCTCACCAAGCCCGCTACTCAGAGAGCCACACAAATACAGTGGGGGAGGGAAAGGGGCCGGAAACATGCCCAAGGAGCGCTCCTTCGAGGTCAAACGTGTCACTCTTGCTGCCACCCTGCCTGCCACTGAGTCCCAGCCCGCCTTCCCCCTCAAGGAGAAAGCCGCTGTCGTCGTGGAAGCGGCTGTTGCCTTGGAGAAGGAGGTGGAAGTAGAGATGGAGGTGAATGGAAATAAGGAGGTGGCCCCCGCTGGAGACGCTCGACTCTCCACCTCGGTCGCTGTTGTTACCGTGACTGCTGCTGCCGCCAAGCCACCGCGTGGTGGGCGCCGAGAAACTGGAGCCGTAGCCCTGCCCAATCAGAGCCCAGGGGCAGGGGGAGACCCTGTTGGAGAGGATGACTACCGGGCCTACTACCTAAATGCAGCCTctgaggagggggcagagagagtgcCAGAGAACAACCATGAGGAGGAACCAGACATCTTTGCTGGGATCAAGCCACTGGAGCAGGAGGGCCAGATGGAGGTGCTGTTTGCATGTGCAGAGGCCCTCCACGCCCATGGCTACAGCAACGAGGCCTGCAGACTGGCAGTGGAGCTGGCTGGAGACCTGCTGGCCAACCCTCCAGACCTGAAGGTGGAGCAGCCCCAGACGAAGGGTAAGAAGAGCAAGGTGTCCACCAGCAGGCAGACCCAGGTGGCCACCAACACCCTGGTCAAGACCTCCTTCCTGCTGACGGTGCTGAGCGAGAGGATGGAGCTCCACAACCTGGCCTTCAGCACGGGCATGTTCTCCCTGGAGCTGCAGAGGCCCCCAGCCTCCACCAAGGCCCTGGAGGTCAAGCTGGCCTACCAGGAGTCAGAGGTGGTGGCTCTGCTGAAGAAGATCCCTCTGGGCCTGGTGGAGATGACGTCCATACGGGACAGGGCCGAGCAGCTCCGAGACGGGAACTTCTGTGACTACAGGCCTGTCCTGCCCCTCATGCTGGCCAGCTTCATATTTGATGTGCTGTGTACCCCA GTTTGTACAGTTGTCTCCCCCACAGGTTCCCGTCCTCCCAGCCGTAACCGGAACAACGAGATGCCTGGAGACGAGGAGCTGGGCTTTGAGGCTGCTGTCGCAGCACTGG GTATGAAGACCACAGTGAGCGAGGCAGAGCACCCTCTGCTCTGTGAGGGGaccaggagagagaaaggagacttGGCTCTGGCTCTTATGATCACATACAAGGATGACCAGAGCAAGCTGAAAAAG ATCCTGGACAAGCTGCTGGACAGAGAGAGCCAGACCCACAAGCCCCAAACCCTGAGTTCCTTCTACTCCAGCAAGCCAGCTGCCAGCAGCCAGAGGAGCCCGTCCAAGCACGCTGCCCACAATGCTCACGGACACGGAGGTGCCACCGGAGGGGTGTCCAAACACGCCCCAAACGCCACGGCTGCAGCTGGGTCCTCCTCTGTGCAAGTGGTGGCTGCTGGTGGGGCAGCAGGACAACTGGCGGGCAGTGGGGTGCAGAACAACGCCACACCCGGAGAGGGCGTCAGTGAGGCCAGAGAACAAG CAGATGGCGCCCAGCCTGCGTCATGTGACCAGCCGAGTGAGGTGGTCCCATTCAAGCCCGAGGGCACTGTGCCTAGTCGCTTGGCGCTGGGAGGACGGGGGGCATACAGCGGGCGCTGCTGGGGCTCTCCTGTCCGCCAGAAGAAGAAACACACAG GCATGGCGAGTATCGACAGCAGTGCTCCTGAGACCACCTCAGACAGCTCCCCCACCCTCAGCCGACGTCCACTCAGAGGGGGCTGGGCTGCGGCCTCCTGGGGGAGGGGCCAGGACAGTGACAGCATCAGCAGCTCTTCCTCTGATTCGCTGGGCTCCTCCTCATCCAGTGGCTCTCGCAGGGCCGGAGGGGGAGCTAGGGCAAAGAGCACAGACACCAGCAG GTATAAAGGGCGTCGTCCTGAGTGCCATGCACCCCATGTGCCCAACCAGCCATCGGAGGCGGCGGCTCACTTCTACTTTGAGCTGGCCAAGACGGTGCTGATCAAGGCCGGGGGCAACAGCTCCACCTCCATCTTCACCCAGCCCTCAGCCAGCGGGGGCCACCAGGGTCCCCACCGCAACTTGCACCTCTGTGCCTTCGAGATTGGCCTGTACGCCCTGGGCCTGCACAACTTTGTCTCGCCCAACTGGCTATCCAGGACCTACTCCTCCCACGTCTCCTGGATCACAG gcCAGGCCATGGAGATTGGCAGTGCTGCCCTCAACATCCTGGTGGAATGCTGGGACGGGCACCTCACCCCTCCCGAGGTGGCATCACTGGCAGACAGGGCATCACGGGCACGGGACCCCAACATGGTTCGCGCTGCGGCCGAGCTGGCCCTGAGCTGCCTGCCCCATGCACACGCCCTCAACCCCAATGAGATCCAGAGGGCCCTGGTGCAGTGCAAGGAACAGGTACATGTCCGGTACTCTTCAGTTCTGCAGAAGACACATCGGACTACTCAT gaCAATGTGATGCTAGAGAAAGCCTGTATGGCTGTAGAGGAGGCAGCCAAGGGGGGCGGTGTGTACCCTGAGGTTCTGTTTGAGGTGGCCCACCAGTGGTACTGGCTCTATGAGCAGACAGTAGGAGGGGGCTCAGGGGCCCAGCGCGAGGGCCCGGGACGCTGCAGGGCCAACGGTGGAGCTGGGAGAAGGCCCCCGGAGACTGGTCACGGTGTGACGGACAACAGTGGCAACATGGAGTCCTCTGGTGTTGCCACAGTTACTGCCTCTGTGACAGCAGCGGCTGTGGTGCCCGTCATCTCTGTGGGCTCCACCATCTACCAATCACACGCCCTTCCTGGCTCTGCCATGGCCCACTCCCAGGGCCTGCATCCCTACACTACCATCCAGGCCCACCTGCCCACTGTCTGCACCCCCCAGTACCTGGGGCACCCGCTGCAGCATGTCCCCCGGCCCACTGTGTTCCCCTTGTCAGGGGGTGCGTACCCACAG tgtgtatgtgtgccctcCCAGGGAATGCACCCGGCCTTTATCGGTGCCCAGTACCCGTTCTCAGTGGCCACCGGCCCCCATCCGCCCATGGCAGCAACTGCGGTCACCTTCCCTGGTATTCCCGTGCCGTCCATGACCCAGATCGCCGTCCACCCGTACCACACTGAGACCGGCCTGCCTCTGAGCACCACTGTAGCAG GAGCCACGACTTTTTCCTCTTTCTATCCAGTAGGTGGCGTCCATTCAGGCGCCACAATCCAGGCCATTCAGGGGTCATCTCTTCCTGGTATGTCTTCCCAGCCCGTCTCATTGGTCAGCGCCCCCTTCCCGTCTGAAGACGAGCAGCAtagccagccaatcagccagcaGGGTCTTCACTACCTGCACTCAGCCTACAGAGTTG GCATGCTGGCTTTGGAGATGCTTGGAAGGAGGGCTCACAACGACCACCCCAATAACTTCTCCCGCAGCCCCCCATACACGGAGGATGTCAAGTGGCTCCTGGGCCTGGCTGCACGGCTAG GTGTGAACTACGTGTACCAGTTCTGTGTGGGTGCGGCTAAGGGTGTGCTCAGCCCCTTCGTCCTTCAGGAGATCATCATGGAGGCTCTCCAGAGACTCAACCCCGCCCACATCCATGCCCACCTCCGCACGCCCGCCTTCCATCAGCTTGTGCAGCGCTGCCAGCAGGCCTATCTACAG TATATCCACCACCGGCTGATCCACCTGACCCCGGCCGACTACGACGACTTTGTCAACATCATCCGCAGTGCCCGCGGGGCCTTCTGTTTGACCCCTGTGGGAATGATGCAGTTCAATGACGTGCTTCAGAACCTGAAGAGGGGCAAGCAGACCAAGGAGCTGTGGCAGCGCATCTCTCTGGAGATGGCCACCTTCTCCCCATGA